The DNA region CGCCCGTACCGGCTTTGTCTGGCAGACTTTCATGGCCAACCCGGAAGTCCGAGCGGCGATGGCGGCGGTCAACTTTCAGCCTGCTTGAATGTGATAGCAACCAGGAGCACCTATGGCGCCGAATCCGGGCAATGGCATCGTCAACCAGAGAAGCAAGCACTCGGTAGGCGAGACGTTGGAGAAGCTCAACCGCACCTTACAAGCGAAGGGAATAACCGTCTTTGCGATGGTTGACCATTCCGGCGAGGCGCAAAAAGTGGGGCTGAAGATGCGGCCGACCAAGCTCGTCATCTTTGGCAGCCCCAAAAGCTGGGACACCTGTCATGCTCGCCGCTCCCCAGCGTCGCCCTCGACCTACCGCTGAAGATATTGATCTGGGAAGACAGCGAAAGCAGGGTTTGGGTCTCCTACAACAGCCCGGCATACCTGCAGGAGCGGCACCGCTTGCCCCAGGAGCTGCTGCAAAACATCTCCGCCGTCGAAGCCGTGGCCGCCGCTGCGGCCGGGTGATCCCGAGCCGGGTCGCCCGTGTGGCAGACGGGTTCCGATGCTAGACTGCGCGGATGGCGAAGCGAAGAAAAACCGCTAAGCGGAGCACTGCGAAGCCGAGGAAGACAATGTCCAAAAAGAAACCGAAGTTGAAGCCAAGACCCAAGAAGTCGAAGCCCAAGAAGTCGTCGAAGAAGAACACAAAGCAAAGAAAGGCAGCGCGAAAAGGGAAGGTGGCCGTCAAGCGGACCACCCGCGCCAGGGCGACCAGCGCGCGCAAGAGAACGGTTGGACGTAGCACCGAGACCGGAGGTGCGGCGGCCTTCTCGCCCGGGTCGCGGAGAGCGGGCTCCGGACGACTATCCGGCGATCTGCAGGGATTGTCGAATGTCGCCGGTGCGGATTCCGAGAGCGTCGACGAGTTGCTCGAAGAAGGCAACGCGTTCGAGGCCGACGCAGTGGCGGGCGTTGAAGCCGCCGATGACGCGGACGAGAAGGAAGTCCGTACTCATGAGGTGCCGGAAGACGACGTTCCCCGCGAGTACCTGGACGACGAATAGGAGAAAGAATGTCTACCCGGCCCACGGCCAACGTACGCGACCCAGATCGGCTTTTTCCTAAGCTCACGCTGGCGCAGATCGGCCGCATCGCCGCGCATGGCCGCGTACGCGCGACGCGAACCGGCGAGATCCTGGCCGAGCAGGGAGATAAGGACGCTTCATTCTTCGTGGTAAAGGACGGGGCGGTAGAGATCGTGCGCCCCTCCGGCCCCACCGAGACACTCATCACCGTGCTCGGTCCGAGCCAGTTCACGGGCGAGGTGTACATGATCTCCGGGCGCCCTACGGTCGCGCGCCTGCGCGTCACGGAGCCCGGCGAGGTGATCGAGCTCAAGCGCGAGGAGGTGCTGGCGTTGATCCAGGCCGATGCCGAGCTCAGCCAGATTCTCTTGAGCGCATTCATCCTGCGACGGGTCGAGTTGATCGCTCAGGGACTGGGCGACGTAGTGCTCGTAGGCTCGAACCACTCCGCCGGCACGCTGCGGATCAAGGAGTTCCTGACCCGGAACCAACATCCCTACGCCTATGTCGATCTCGAACGCGATAGCGACGTAGAGACCCTGCTCGACCGCTTTCATATCAGTCCCGCAGACGTGCCCGTGGTGATCTGCCGTGGCGACCTCGTGCTGCGGAATCCCACCAACCAGCAGCTCGCCGACTGTCTCGGATTCAACGACTCCATCGACGCCACACACGTTCGCGATCTCGTGGTCATCGGCGCTGGTCCCTCTGGATTGGCCGCAGCTGTCTATGGCGCGTCCGAGGGGCTGGATGTCCTGGTGTTAGAAGCGACCTCGCCCGGCGGCCAGGCCGGTTCCAGCTCGCGCATCGAGAATTACCTGGGATTTCCCACCGGCATCAGCGGTCAGGATCTCGCCGGACGCGCTTACATCCAGGCGCAGAAGTTCAGCGCTGAAATACTGATCGCCCGGAGCGCAGACCGCCTGACCTGCGACCGCAGACCGTATATCGTCGAGATGAACGGCGGCGGCCGGGTGCCGGCGCGCGCCGTCGTCATCGCGAGCGGAGCGCAATATCGCAAGCTGCCTCTGGATAACCTCACGCAGTTCGAAGGTGTAGGCGTCTACTACGCCGCGATGACCGTCGAAGAACAGTTGTGCGTGGGAGAAGAAGTGATCGTCGTGGGCGGCGGGAACTCCGCCGGTCAAGCTGCGGTGTTCCTCGCACAGACCACCAGCCGCGTCAACCTCCTCGTCCGGAGGAGCGGCTTGGAAGATACCATGTCGCGCTACCTGATCCGGCGCATCGAAGAGACTCCGAACATCGTCTTGTGGCCTAACACCGAGATCGTGAAGCTGGAAGGTGGCGAACATCTCGAGCGCGTGGTGTGGCGGAACAATCGGACGGGCGCGGAAGAGACGCACGACATCCGCCACGTCTTCCTGATGACCGGCGCCGTTCCCAATACCGCGTGGCTGCATGACTGTGTTGCGCAGGATGCGAAAGGGTTCATCAAGACCGGGCCGGATCTCTCCGCGGACGACCTGGCGGCGCGACACTGGACGCCGACCCGCCCGCCGAATCTGCTCGAGACCACCCTGCCGGGAGTGTTCGCGGTCGGCGACGTCCGCGCCGGCAACGTCAAACGCGTGGCATCAGCGGTGGGCGAGTGGTCGATCGCGATCTCATTCGTGCATCGCTTCCTGCGCGAATAGCGGCGACGCTTCAGTATTCGGCCATCTCGTCGTCGGGGTAGCAGTAGAGCCAGCGCTCACCGATCTGCGCCGATGCGACCACGGGATGTCCGGTGGCGTGGGCATGCTTGCTGGCATGCTTGTTGGGCGAGGAATCGCAGCACCGCGTCACACCGCACTGCTGGCAGGTGCGCAGGTGCACCCACGTAGAGTGGATCTTCACGCACTCCTCGCACTCGCGCTTCTTCGGCTGCTTGACCTTATCGATCGCGGCGAGATGGGCGCATGCGCCAGCCATCCGACGAGCGTATCATATCCATCGGTGAGCGACGGAACCTGGCCCGAACTGCCGTACGACGCATGGAAAGACACCTACGCCACGCTCCATATGTGGACGCAGGTCGTCGGCAAAGTCGCGCTCGCGCAGGCGCCACCGCTGAACCAATCCTGGGGCGTTGCCATGCAGGTCACGCCCCGCGGCCTGGCAACGCGCACCTTGCCCTACGGCAAGCGGACCTTCACCATCGAGTTCGACTTCCTCGCGCACGAACTCGTCATCCGGACCTCCGACGGCGACCTCCGCAAGCTGCCGCTCGCGCCCCGCACCGTCGCCGACTTCTACCGCGAGGTCATGGACACGCTGCGGGCGATGGCTCTGCCAGTGAAGATTTGGCCCATGGCGGTCGAGATCCCCGATCCCATCCGTCTCGATCAGGACACGGTGCACCGTTCCTACGATGCCGAGTACGCGCAGCGCTGCTGGCGCATCCTGGTGCAGAGCGAGCGCGTGCTGAGCGCGGCGCGCTGCGACTTCATCGGCAAGGCCAGCCCGGTCCACTTCTTCTGGGGCAGCTTCGATCTCGCGGTCACGCGCTTTTCCGGCCGGTCAGCGCCGCCGCGTGATGGTCCCGCGTTCATGCGCGAGGCGTATTCGCAGGAGGTGATCAGCCATGGTTGGTGGCCGGGCAGTGGGGCGGTGCTCGAACCCTCGTTCTACGCCTACGCCGTGCCGGAGCCGCAGGGACTGAAGGAAGCTCCGGTCGCGCCGCCGGAAGCCTACTACCACCGCGAGTTGGGCGAGTTCATCCTGCCCTACGACGCGGTGCGCGTAGCCGAAGACCCGGAGGCCGCGCTCCGCTCCTTCGTCAACAGCACTTATTCTCAGGCCGCGACCCTCGCCGGCTGGGACCGTGCCCGCCTCGAGCGGCCCGCCCCCTCGGCACGCTAGTCCTTGCTATGGAACGGCGCGGTCGAAAAAACCGAGCCTATCCCCATCCTTGCCGCATCTGTACTCACTGCGGTGCAAGACGCGATGCGGCGTATATACTTCTGCGCCTGATTCCGGAGATCGCCTGATTCGGAGATCGTAATGAGCGCTACGCGCACAGCCCTGCCCCAGTCGGACCCGGGTATGCAGTCGAAGCCGTCGATGCCGTCGCAGTATCGCGCGGCCCGCGCGACTACGCTCCAGCTCGCACAGCCGCTCTCCGCCGAAGATCAGATGGTGCAGTCCAGCACCGAGACCAGCCCTACGAAGTGGCATCTGGCGCACACCACCTGGTTCTTCGAGACCTTTCTTCTGCTGCCTTGCGCGCCCGGCTACCGTGCCTTCGACGAGCGCTTCGCCTATCTTTTCAATTCGTATTACAAGCAGCTTGACGGACATCCGCCGCGCACCGTTCGCGGTGCCTTCTCGCGCCCCACGCTGGCGGAGGTGGAGGACTATCGCCACCACGTCGACCAAGCGATGGAGAAGTTCCTCGCGCACGCTTCGCCGGAGCAGCTCGAACTCGCCGAGCTGGGCGTGCATCACGAGCAGCAGCATCAGGAGCTGATCGTCACCGACATCAAGCATGCCTTCTGGATGAACCCGCTTCGGCCGGCCTACCGCGAGCGCTCGGATGCGGTGGCAGCGGTCGCGCCGCCGTTGCGCTGGGTCGATTTCTCCGCCGGCGACCACGAGATCGGCGCATCCCCTTCCGGCTTCGCCTTCGACAATGAAGGTCCGCGGCATCGTGTGCATCTGCCCGCGTTCCGCCTCGCCTCTCGCCTCGTCACCAACGCGGAATACCTCGAGTTCATCACCGACGGCGGCTACTCACGTCCCGAACTTTGGCTCTCCGATGGATGGGACCACATCCGCGCCGCAGGCTGGCGCGCGCCGCTCTACTGGGAAAAGCCCTACGGAGAGGCGCGCGCGGAGGATGGGCGCAAGCTCATGGAAGCCTGGCAAGTCTTCACCAGTGCCGGCATGAGCGCGCTCGATCCCAGCGAGCCTGTCTGCCATGTGAGCTACTACGAAGCCGATGCCTACGCACGCTGGGCCAGTGCCCGGCTGCCAAGGGAAGAGGAATGGGAGATCGCTGCTGCCTCCCGGCAAGCGGTAGAAGGAAACTTCCTCGAGAGTGGCCGCCTTCACGTCGCTGCGGCGAAGGGCGGCGGCGGACTGCTACAGATGTTTGGTGACGCGTGGGAGTGGACCGCCAGCCCTTACGTCGCTTATCCCGGATATCGTCCGCCCACCGGCGTGCTGGGCGAGTACAACGGCAAGTTCATGTGCAACCAGCTGGTGCTGCGCGGCGGCTCGTGTGCTACTCCGCAGAGCCACATCCGCGCCTCGTATCGCAACTTCTTCCCGCCGCAGGCGCGCTGGCAATTCATGGGGATCCGAGTCGCCGATGATCGCGACTAATCTTCACACCATCTCGCCGATCGCCCGCGATGTTTATGAGGGGCTCACCAGTGTGCCCCGGCGGCTGCCGGCAAAGTTGTTCTATGATGCGGCCGGCTCGGCTTTGTTCGAAGAGATCACGCGCTTACCGGAGTACTACCTCACCCGCACCGAAGCCGCCATCCTGCAAACGAACGCCGCCGAGATCTGCAGCCTGGCGGGAAAACAGTCGGCGGGAAAGAACGTCACCGTGATCGAGCTCGCCGCCGGTTCCGGGGAGAAGACCAAGCTGTTGCTGGCCCCACTGCTGCGACAGCAGCTCGGGGTGACCTATGCTCCGGTCGACGTTTCCCAAGCCGCTCTGGTCGCGGCGCGCCAGACCGTCACGCGGTCCCTGCCCGGCGTCCACGTACAGCCGGTGATGAGCGACCTTGAGGATCTCGCCTTTCTGGACAGCTACCACAGCCCACGGCTCATCCTCTTCATCGGCTCCACCATCGGGAACCTTGAAGACGATGAGGCCATCGCCCTTCTGCGCCGCATCGCCGTCCGCTTGCAACCGGATGACCGGCTGCTGCTGGGCACTGACCTGGCAAAAGACACCGCCGTGTTGCTTCCCGCCTACGACGACGCCCAGGGCGTGACCGCGCGCTTCAATCGTAACCTGCTCACGCGCATCAATCGCGAGTTAGGCGGCGACTTCGATCCGGAGGCTTTCGCACACATCGCGCGCTGGAACGCGGAACGGTCGCGGATCGAGATGCACCTGGGCTCGCAAGCGCGGCAAACCGTTTACATCCGCGATCTCGGACTGACCCTCGAGTTCGCCAACGGCGACCGCATCCACACCGAGAATAGTTATAAGTACACGTTGCCACGCGTGCTCGCGCTCTTGGCGCAAGCGGGGTTCGAGCTCCAGCGCACCTGGTTCGACAGAGACGCGTTCGACAAAGCAGCGTCCGACAAAGAAGCGTCTGACAAAGAAGCGTCTGGCGAACAAGCCTGGTATGCCGTTCATCTCGCCCACATCCGCTAGTCTTGCCCTGCCGGTCTCGCCTGAGCGCTTGGACGAGCTGCGGCAGCAGTTCACCCAGAATGCCTATGTCATCTGCAGCCGCGCGCTTTCTGCGGAGCGGGCGGGGGCGCTGCGCCAGCGGGCGCTCGACATCGTCCAACGGCATGCGCGCCCTATCGAGCAGCGATCGGGAGAGCACGTGCTGCGCTATCGCGTGGTGACCGGCGAAGTGGTCCGTACGGAGTGGCCGGAGCTGTTCGCGATGTACCGATCGGCGGAGCTGCGCGAGTGGGTGGCCGCGATCGCGGGCCTGCCCACGGTCTTCAATTCCTCCCATCTGCAGTCGGCGCTCAACATCAACGCGTTGGGCGAGCCAGGTGAGATCTACCGCTGGCATCATGACGCCGCCGGCCTCACGTTGTTGCTGTACCTCTCCGATAGCCGCAAGCAAGACGGCGGCGCACTGGAGATGCGCGCCTCCGGGGCAGTGGAGACGATGCTTCCCACCGCCGGCACGGTCGTGCTGATGGATGGGACACGCTGCCTGCATCGCGTCTCCCCGATCGTGCGCCGCCACCAGCGCATCAGCGTCCCCATGGTCTTCACTCCGGACCCAGACCATGAGCGCCCCGCCGGGCTGGACGACTACTTGTATCGGGCCTAGGTCGTCTCTATCGGGTCGTCGTCGGTTTTCGCCCGGCGATCGCGTCTCGCGTCTTCAGTGAGCCGAGTGCAGCGGATTGTCGGGGATTGCGGAGCGGTCGCCCACGTCGCCAAAGATGAAAGCGTCTATCGCCTTACTGAACCCTTCCTCTTCATTCGAGCTCGTCACGAATCGTGCCTGCTGTTGCACTTCGGCGCTGGCGTTCCCCATGGCGATGCTGAGTCCGCTCTTCTCGAACATGAGCACGTCGTTGGGACCGTCCCCGATGGTGGCGATCTGCGCCGGCGGGATGGACAACGCCTCGGACAATGCCGTGACCACGTGACCCTTGTTGGCGTCAGGATGAGTGACGTCAAGATAATACGGTTGCGAACGCGTAGCCGAGGCGTTGTTGCCGCACTCGTGTAGCACGGCGGTCTCACATGCGGCCACCGTAGCGTAGTCATCGCTTACTCCTACGATCTTGGCGACGCGATCCAGGCGCCCAAACTCAGACACGACCTTAGGCGCGAACTTCACTGTCCACTCCTCATGCGCAACGTGCGGAGCATCGGTGCTGCGCACCAGCCAGTCCTGGTCGGTGTAGACCCAGGCATCAAGACCGCGGCGGACGATGGTTTCAATGATCCGGCTGGCGGTATCGGCGGGTACGAAGCTCTGCGCAATGACAGAAAGGTCAGGATGAACAAACATCCCACCATTGAAAGCCGCAATGGCTTCGCTGAGCGCGAGCGGGCCGATCAACATCCGCATGCCCAGCGGCGGCCGGCCGCTGGTGATGGTGAAAGCGATGCCCGAGTCCCGAAGACGCTTGACGGCCGCGATGGAGCGTGGCGTCAGCACCTTGCTCTTTGTGACCAGGGTGCCATCCACATCAGCGATCACCAGCCGGATGTTGCTCGCCATGAATGCCTTTCTCGAGCGAGAGAAAAATGCGGCCTTATCGTGGAAGCTCGGCGGCGGCGGCCTCGTCCACCAGCCAGAGCAACTTGCCTTCCGGAGCGATGAGCTGTGCCGGCAAGCGCTCAGGGTCACGCGGGCCGAGCAGCACGTCACGCAGCACCTGCGCTTTCTCCGCGCCCGCGATCATGAACGCCACCGTCTGCCCACGATTCAGCAAAGCTGCGCTCATGCTGATGCGCCATGCTTTGAGTTCGGCCACCAGATCGGCCAGCACCAGGCGTGATGTCTCCCGCAACGCCGGTGAGTGCGGAAACAGCGAGGCGGTATGGCCGTTCGTGCCCAGCCCGAGATAGATAAGATCGAATCGCGGAACCGAATCCGGCTCCCCAAAAGCCTGTCGAATGGTCTTTTCGTAAGCGCCAGCGGCGGCTTGCGGCGGGCTGATCTCTGTCATCACCCGGTGAATGCTCGCCGCGGGAAGCGGAACGTGCCGCAACAGCGCCTCCGCCGTCATGCGGTAGTTGCTCTCCGGATCGTCAGGGGCGACGTAGCGCTCGTCGCCCCAGAAAACGTCGACGTGGTCCCAATCGATGCGGCGGCTGAACCCGGCGGCGGCCAGCAGTTCGTAGACCCGGCGCGGCGTTGATCCACCGGAGAGCGCGACCCGGAAGCGGCCGCGCGCTGCGCTCGACTCCGCCGCGGCGTCGACGAACAGCTCTGCCGCGGCGCCGGCGAGCTGCTTCGCATCCCCGTACACACGGAGCTCGCCGGGATAGCCGCCGGTGTTCTTGGTCTCCATGGTCTCCTCTGGAACGCTTGCCATGACCCAGACTCGCAATGACTAAGCCTTGACGTAGGCCGCGCCGCCGCGCGCGGGCGCGACCGCATGCCAGCCGCGCAGCTCCCTGCGGATCAGCTCATTGGCTGCTTCGGGACCGTCGCTGCCGGCCGCGTAGTTCGGGAATCCGGGTGGCGGCAGTTGCGCCCATGCCTCTTCGATCGGCGTGATGATGCTCCATTCCGCCTCGATCTCGTCGCCGCGCGTGAAGAGCGTGGCATCGCCGCGCATGGCATCGAGCAGCAGAGTCTCGTAAGCATCGGGCGCGCTCCCATCGAAAGCCGTGCGATAAGAAAAGTTCGCCTCGACCGGCACGACCTGCATGTGGCTGCCCGGCTTCTTGGCGCCGAACTGCAGCACGATGCCCTCGTCCGGCTGGATGCCGATCACCACCATGTTCGATTCGATCTGCTCGGCGGGAGTGCGCGAGAACAGCGCTTGCGGCGTGCGCTTGAAGTGCACACGCACTTCGGTCCACTGCCGCGCTAAGCGCTTCCCGGTGCGCACATAAAAGGGAACGCCCGCCCACCGCCAGTTATCGACGTGAAACTCGATGGCCACGAAGGTCTCGGTGGACGAACTCGGGTTGACCCCGGGCTCGCTCCGATACCCGGGGACAGCGTGGCCGGCGATCTCGCCGGGCCCATACTGGCCGCGAACGGTCCGCCGCATCACTTCCTCACGGGTCATGGGATGGATGGAGCGAAACACCTGCACTTTTTGCTCGCGTATGGCATCCGCATCGAATGCGATCGGCGGCTCCATCGCCGTGATGGCAAGCAGTTGCAGCAGGTGATTGGCGACCATGTCGCGCAGCGCGCCAGTCTCTTCGTAGAAGGCAGCGCGGTTTTCCACGCCCACCGCCTCCGCCGCCGTGATCTCGACATAATCGATGTAGTTGCGGTTCCACACCGGTTCGAACAACGAGTTAGCAAAACGAAAGACCAGCATGTTCTGCACCGTCTCTTTGCCCAGGTAGTGGTCGATGCGATAGACGTCGCGCTCG from Acidobacteriota bacterium includes:
- a CDS encoding HAD family hydrolase yields the protein MASNIRLVIADVDGTLVTKSKVLTPRSIAAVKRLRDSGIAFTITSGRPPLGMRMLIGPLALSEAIAAFNGGMFVHPDLSVIAQSFVPADTASRIIETIVRRGLDAWVYTDQDWLVRSTDAPHVAHEEWTVKFAPKVVSEFGRLDRVAKIVGVSDDYATVAACETAVLHECGNNASATRSQPYYLDVTHPDANKGHVVTALSEALSIPPAQIATIGDGPNDVLMFEKSGLSIAMGNASAEVQQQARFVTSSNEEEGFSKAIDAFIFGDVGDRSAIPDNPLHSAH
- the zwf gene encoding glucose-6-phosphate dehydrogenase: MSATVEATCVDRTASPPPPQGDSCVLVIFGASGDLTRRKLIPALYDLACIGCMHPHFEVLGTGRTPMTTEEFRAKMREAAATSKETRDFSEARWADFEKRLFYLPGDSSDADFYPRLRAKLEEMRSAGGSGNHLFYVSTPASVAHRVLEGLGAAGLNRDPNGWSRIVLEKPFGRDLCTARELNATVARIFPERDVYRIDHYLGKETVQNMLVFRFANSLFEPVWNRNYIDYVEITAAEAVGVENRAAFYEETGALRDMVANHLLQLLAITAMEPPIAFDADAIREQKVQVFRSIHPMTREEVMRRTVRGQYGPGEIAGHAVPGYRSEPGVNPSSSTETFVAIEFHVDNWRWAGVPFYVRTGKRLARQWTEVRVHFKRTPQALFSRTPAEQIESNMVVIGIQPDEGIVLQFGAKKPGSHMQVVPVEANFSYRTAFDGSAPDAYETLLLDAMRGDATLFTRGDEIEAEWSIITPIEEAWAQLPPPGFPNYAAGSDGPEAANELIRRELRGWHAVAPARGGAAYVKA
- the egtB gene encoding ergothioneine biosynthesis protein EgtB, with amino-acid sequence MSATRTALPQSDPGMQSKPSMPSQYRAARATTLQLAQPLSAEDQMVQSSTETSPTKWHLAHTTWFFETFLLLPCAPGYRAFDERFAYLFNSYYKQLDGHPPRTVRGAFSRPTLAEVEDYRHHVDQAMEKFLAHASPEQLELAELGVHHEQQHQELIVTDIKHAFWMNPLRPAYRERSDAVAAVAPPLRWVDFSAGDHEIGASPSGFAFDNEGPRHRVHLPAFRLASRLVTNAEYLEFITDGGYSRPELWLSDGWDHIRAAGWRAPLYWEKPYGEARAEDGRKLMEAWQVFTSAGMSALDPSEPVCHVSYYEADAYARWASARLPREEEWEIAAASRQAVEGNFLESGRLHVAAAKGGGGLLQMFGDAWEWTASPYVAYPGYRPPTGVLGEYNGKFMCNQLVLRGGSCATPQSHIRASYRNFFPPQARWQFMGIRVADDRD
- the egtD gene encoding L-histidine N(alpha)-methyltransferase; its protein translation is MIATNLHTISPIARDVYEGLTSVPRRLPAKLFYDAAGSALFEEITRLPEYYLTRTEAAILQTNAAEICSLAGKQSAGKNVTVIELAAGSGEKTKLLLAPLLRQQLGVTYAPVDVSQAALVAARQTVTRSLPGVHVQPVMSDLEDLAFLDSYHSPRLILFIGSTIGNLEDDEAIALLRRIAVRLQPDDRLLLGTDLAKDTAVLLPAYDDAQGVTARFNRNLLTRINRELGGDFDPEAFAHIARWNAERSRIEMHLGSQARQTVYIRDLGLTLEFANGDRIHTENSYKYTLPRVLALLAQAGFELQRTWFDRDAFDKAASDKEASDKEASGEQAWYAVHLAHIR
- a CDS encoding UBP-type zinc finger domain-containing protein — encoded protein: MAGACAHLAAIDKVKQPKKRECEECVKIHSTWVHLRTCQQCGVTRCCDSSPNKHASKHAHATGHPVVASAQIGERWLYCYPDDEMAEY
- a CDS encoding DUF302 domain-containing protein gives rise to the protein MAPNPGNGIVNQRSKHSVGETLEKLNRTLQAKGITVFAMVDHSGEAQKVGLKMRPTKLVIFGSPKSWDTCHARRSPASPSTYR
- the pgl gene encoding 6-phosphogluconolactonase yields the protein MASVPEETMETKNTGGYPGELRVYGDAKQLAGAAAELFVDAAAESSAARGRFRVALSGGSTPRRVYELLAAAGFSRRIDWDHVDVFWGDERYVAPDDPESNYRMTAEALLRHVPLPAASIHRVMTEISPPQAAAGAYEKTIRQAFGEPDSVPRFDLIYLGLGTNGHTASLFPHSPALRETSRLVLADLVAELKAWRISMSAALLNRGQTVAFMIAGAEKAQVLRDVLLGPRDPERLPAQLIAPEGKLLWLVDEAAAAELPR
- a CDS encoding FAD-dependent oxidoreductase, with amino-acid sequence MSTRPTANVRDPDRLFPKLTLAQIGRIAAHGRVRATRTGEILAEQGDKDASFFVVKDGAVEIVRPSGPTETLITVLGPSQFTGEVYMISGRPTVARLRVTEPGEVIELKREEVLALIQADAELSQILLSAFILRRVELIAQGLGDVVLVGSNHSAGTLRIKEFLTRNQHPYAYVDLERDSDVETLLDRFHISPADVPVVICRGDLVLRNPTNQQLADCLGFNDSIDATHVRDLVVIGAGPSGLAAAVYGASEGLDVLVLEATSPGGQAGSSSRIENYLGFPTGISGQDLAGRAYIQAQKFSAEILIARSADRLTCDRRPYIVEMNGGGRVPARAVVIASGAQYRKLPLDNLTQFEGVGVYYAAMTVEEQLCVGEEVIVVGGGNSAGQAAVFLAQTTSRVNLLVRRSGLEDTMSRYLIRRIEETPNIVLWPNTEIVKLEGGEHLERVVWRNNRTGAEETHDIRHVFLMTGAVPNTAWLHDCVAQDAKGFIKTGPDLSADDLAARHWTPTRPPNLLETTLPGVFAVGDVRAGNVKRVASAVGEWSIAISFVHRFLRE
- a CDS encoding DUF5996 family protein, with translation MGACASHPTSVSYPSVSDGTWPELPYDAWKDTYATLHMWTQVVGKVALAQAPPLNQSWGVAMQVTPRGLATRTLPYGKRTFTIEFDFLAHELVIRTSDGDLRKLPLAPRTVADFYREVMDTLRAMALPVKIWPMAVEIPDPIRLDQDTVHRSYDAEYAQRCWRILVQSERVLSAARCDFIGKASPVHFFWGSFDLAVTRFSGRSAPPRDGPAFMREAYSQEVISHGWWPGSGAVLEPSFYAYAVPEPQGLKEAPVAPPEAYYHRELGEFILPYDAVRVAEDPEAALRSFVNSTYSQAATLAGWDRARLERPAPSAR
- a CDS encoding 2OG-Fe(II) oxygenase; amino-acid sequence: MPFISPTSASLALPVSPERLDELRQQFTQNAYVICSRALSAERAGALRQRALDIVQRHARPIEQRSGEHVLRYRVVTGEVVRTEWPELFAMYRSAELREWVAAIAGLPTVFNSSHLQSALNINALGEPGEIYRWHHDAAGLTLLLYLSDSRKQDGGALEMRASGAVETMLPTAGTVVLMDGTRCLHRVSPIVRRHQRISVPMVFTPDPDHERPAGLDDYLYRA